The segment TCCATTATTCGACGCTAAAGCCGTAGGTGCGCAAAATGGATTGGCCCTCTTCCTCTTGCAGCCACTGATAGAAGGCAGTGGCGACATCTCCAGCCTGGTTCGTCAACACCATGCGTTGTCGAAGCGGGTTATGCCAAGCTTCGGGGATAAGTACGTACTCACTTCGCTCATTCAAACCGGGGGCCAGTGCCAAGGAGTAAGCCACCAGACCACCACGCGCATCGTCGGAAAGCGCAAACTGCGTAGCTTGGGAGACATTTTCGCCCAGCACGCGCAGCGATTCTGTTTGCTCCCACAGCCCGGCGTGCTCAAGCGTCTGCTGCGCCGCTACGCCGTAAGGCGCGTGCTCTGGGTTCGCCAGGGCGATTCGTTCAGTGGTACCGCTCTCTTGTGCTTCAAGTGCAGCGGCGACTCCAGCAAGCGGCGCATCGTCACTGGGTAAATCACCGCGCCCCGCTTGCTGCATCCACACTAATCGGCCAATGGCGTAGTTCACGCCCTCGTCCTGGGTGTGCCCCTCTTCATAGAGCGCTTGAACGTAGCGTTCGTCAGCAGAAAGATAGAGTTCAAAGGGCGCGCCCTGGGCAATTTGGCGGCGGAAGTTGCCGGATGAACCAAAGTTCAAGCGCAGATCGTGGCCGGTTTCCTGCTGAAACTGCTCGGCGGCCTCGGTCAGCGCAAACTGCAAATCAGAAGCGGCGGCGACGATAGGCGCCGCCGCTATGGCGGGGGCGCTTGTTAATAGCAAGCAGGCGAGCAGCAGCCCATGCGCTAATTTAGCTTTTAGCATGCTCGTCAGCAATCTCCATAACCTTCATGGTATTGGTGCCGCCGTGAGCATTCATGTGATCACCGCGGGTTAGGATCACGTGATCACCGGGCTTGGAGATACCGGTCTTCACCAGCAGTTCCAGCGCACGGTCATTCAGCTCTGTAGCGCTCATTTCGGAGGTATCGAACGGCAGCGAAACCACACCGCGATAAAGTGCCATGCGGCGCTGGGCGATAGGGTTATGCGCCAAGCCCACAATCGGCAGGCCGGAACGAATGCGCGACGCGATCAGCGGCGTATAGCCCGACGAGGTCATGCAGGCAATGGCAGTGACGCCGGTCATGTGGTTGGCTGCGTACATGGCGGAGAGCGCAATGGTCTCGTCAGGGCGGGTAAAGCCTTCATGAATTCGGTGACCGGACTCCTGGGCGGTCTTTTCCCGTTCAGCTCCCAGGCAAACACGTGACATGGCTTCTACGGTTTCCAGCGGGTAGTCGCCCGCCGCGGTTTCCGCCGAGAGCATGACCGCATCGCTGCCATCCAATACAGCGTTAGCGACGTCAAAGACTTCGGCACGGGTAGGTAGCGGTGCCGAAATCATGCTTTCCATCATCTGCGTGGCAGTAATGACGGCACGGTTGAGCGAGCGGGCGCGCTTGATCATGCGCTTTTGCACACCAACCAGCTTGGCATCGCCAATTTCTACGCCGAGATCGCCCCGCGCTACCATGACCGCTTCAGACGCTTCGATAATGCCATCCAGGGTAGCGTCATCAGCAACCGCTTCTGCGCGTTCGACCTTGGCGACCAGGCCAATCTCCTTACCCGCCTCGCCCAGTAAACGGCGTGCTTCGAGCATGTCTTCCGCATGACGGGGGAAGGAAATGGCCAGGTAGTCGACGCCAATTTCAACAGCGGTTTTCAGGTCTTCCTTATCTTTCTCGGTCAATGCTGGAGCGGAGAGCCCGCCGCCCTGCTTGTTGATGCCCTTATGGTTGGAGAGCTTGCCACCCACGACCACCGTGGTATGCACCTGTTGGCCTTCAACGCGGGCCACGTCAAGCACCAAGCGCCCATCGTCTAACAGCAGGCGGTCACCGGCGGTGACGTCCTGCGACAAGGTTTTGTAGTCGCAGCCTACTTGATGTATATCGCCCGCATCGCCATCGAGCGCCATATCGAGAATAAACGGCTGGCCCTCTTTGAGTACTACGGCACCATCCCTAAACCGCGCAATACGAATTTTCGGACCTTGCAGATCGCCCAGAACCGCTACGCTGCGACCTAGCGTGGCGGCGATTTCACGTACCTCGGTTAACCGGCGGCGGTGATCATCTGCGGTACCATGGGAGAAATTAAGACGCACCACATCCACACCCGCCTTGAGCATGGCTTCCAACATGCCCTTCCGGTCGCTGGCAGGCCCAAGAGTGGCGACAATTTTGGTACGACGGATCGAGGAGAAGTGCAGTGCGTTCATTATGTTCCAACCATGCGAATTAACGTGTAGTGACTCGTTAGAGTGACCTTATTTCATCACCCTAGCTTATCAGTTTAACGCGTGCGATATGACAGCAGTGCAACACATCAAGCGCGGATTACTTCAACGTCACCGTGATCGCCAAGGGAAACTCATCGCAGTTATTGCCATCACCGCCCCGATCCACCACTAAAAACTCGCCTTCACGCTCCAGCACCGACTGAATAGCATGCCATGTACCCGCGCGGTAGTTCACACCTTGGCGGCCATCGGTAACAAAGGCGCGCACATCGTCAGGGTTGATGTGCTCACCAGGCGGCGCCACCACCACAATAAAACGCTCCTGATGAAGCGGCATAAAGGCCTGACTGCCCTGGGGGTGACGCTCCAGGAACGTTAGCTCCAGCGGCAGTGTAATCGGCTGGCTCACGAAGATATTAATCAGC is part of the Halomonas alkaliantarctica genome and harbors:
- a CDS encoding ureidoglycolate lyase, which encodes MLELKAEPLTAEAFAPFGDVMDARTSKSFPINAGRTQRHHDLAKVETLGENAHTLINIFVSQPITLPLELTFLERHPQGSQAFMPLHQERFIVVVAPPGEHINPDDVRAFVTDGRQGVNYRAGTWHAIQSVLEREGEFLVVDRGGDGNNCDEFPLAITVTLK
- the modA gene encoding molybdate ABC transporter substrate-binding protein; its protein translation is MLKAKLAHGLLLACLLLTSAPAIAAAPIVAAASDLQFALTEAAEQFQQETGHDLRLNFGSSGNFRRQIAQGAPFELYLSADERYVQALYEEGHTQDEGVNYAIGRLVWMQQAGRGDLPSDDAPLAGVAAALEAQESGTTERIALANPEHAPYGVAAQQTLEHAGLWEQTESLRVLGENVSQATQFALSDDARGGLVAYSLALAPGLNERSEYVLIPEAWHNPLRQRMVLTNQAGDVATAFYQWLQEEEGQSILRTYGFSVE
- the pyk gene encoding pyruvate kinase, with translation MNALHFSSIRRTKIVATLGPASDRKGMLEAMLKAGVDVVRLNFSHGTADDHRRRLTEVREIAATLGRSVAVLGDLQGPKIRIARFRDGAVVLKEGQPFILDMALDGDAGDIHQVGCDYKTLSQDVTAGDRLLLDDGRLVLDVARVEGQQVHTTVVVGGKLSNHKGINKQGGGLSAPALTEKDKEDLKTAVEIGVDYLAISFPRHAEDMLEARRLLGEAGKEIGLVAKVERAEAVADDATLDGIIEASEAVMVARGDLGVEIGDAKLVGVQKRMIKRARSLNRAVITATQMMESMISAPLPTRAEVFDVANAVLDGSDAVMLSAETAAGDYPLETVEAMSRVCLGAEREKTAQESGHRIHEGFTRPDETIALSAMYAANHMTGVTAIACMTSSGYTPLIASRIRSGLPIVGLAHNPIAQRRMALYRGVVSLPFDTSEMSATELNDRALELLVKTGISKPGDHVILTRGDHMNAHGGTNTMKVMEIADEHAKS